In a genomic window of Thalassotalea piscium:
- a CDS encoding AbgT family transporter, with protein sequence MTLENTQQAPKDSWFNRFLASVEYLGNLLPHPITLFALFCLFIIVFSGIADWFGLSAIDPRPLGSAGRDPDGVIEVVSLLSAEGLQKIVTGLVTNFTNFAPLGTVLVALLGVSVAEHSGLLSSALRGMVMGASKRFVTFMIVLAAILSNTASELGYVVLIPLAAMIFHSLGRHPLAGLAAAFAGVSGGYSANLLLGTIDPLLAGITTPAAQIIDPNYQVGSEANWYFMMISTLLIAFLGTFITEKVVEPRLGKYNEDEASEVLNSNIEHLSALERKGLTYAGLTFLFLVILLAFTIIPENGILRNTETGLVKGSPFLKGIVAFIFVTFAIPGFVYGKIVGTMKNDRDVINAMSKSMSSLSMYIVLVFFAAQFVAFFNWTNLGTILAINGAELLQALSMTGPEVFVLFILMCAIINLTLGSSSAQWAATAPIFVPMLMLIGYAPETIQAAYRIGDSVTNLITPMMSYFGLILAVATKYKKDMGIGTLIATMLPYSITFLIGWIALFYLWVFAFGLPVGPESPIYYQP encoded by the coding sequence ATGACCTTAGAAAATACACAGCAAGCGCCCAAAGATAGTTGGTTTAACCGCTTTTTAGCATCGGTAGAATACTTAGGCAATTTACTCCCGCACCCCATCACATTATTTGCCTTATTTTGTTTGTTCATCATCGTCTTTAGTGGCATTGCTGATTGGTTTGGCTTAAGTGCGATAGACCCAAGACCCCTTGGCTCGGCAGGAAGAGATCCTGATGGCGTGATAGAAGTGGTTAGTTTATTAAGCGCTGAAGGTTTGCAAAAAATCGTCACTGGATTAGTCACTAACTTTACTAATTTCGCCCCGCTAGGAACTGTGTTAGTTGCTTTGCTTGGTGTAAGCGTTGCTGAGCATTCAGGGCTTTTATCGTCAGCACTTCGCGGCATGGTAATGGGTGCGTCAAAACGTTTCGTTACTTTTATGATAGTGTTGGCCGCTATTTTATCTAATACCGCTTCAGAGCTTGGCTATGTGGTGTTGATCCCGCTTGCTGCAATGATATTTCACAGCTTAGGTCGTCATCCACTCGCTGGCTTAGCGGCTGCTTTTGCAGGGGTTTCAGGTGGCTATAGTGCGAACTTACTGTTAGGCACTATTGATCCTCTTTTAGCGGGTATAACAACCCCTGCAGCCCAAATTATCGATCCTAATTACCAAGTAGGGTCAGAGGCTAACTGGTATTTTATGATGATATCTACGCTTTTAATTGCATTTTTAGGTACTTTTATTACTGAAAAAGTTGTTGAACCGAGATTAGGCAAATACAACGAAGATGAGGCAAGCGAGGTACTAAATTCTAACATTGAGCATTTATCAGCTCTTGAGCGTAAAGGATTAACTTACGCAGGACTGACTTTTCTATTCTTAGTTATTTTATTGGCGTTTACTATTATTCCTGAGAACGGTATTTTGAGAAACACTGAAACAGGCTTAGTTAAAGGCTCTCCATTTTTAAAGGGAATTGTTGCCTTTATATTTGTTACCTTTGCTATCCCTGGCTTTGTCTACGGTAAAATCGTGGGCACCATGAAGAATGATCGTGATGTAATTAATGCCATGAGTAAAAGTATGAGCTCGTTGAGCATGTACATTGTTTTGGTGTTTTTTGCGGCTCAATTTGTCGCATTTTTTAATTGGACAAACTTAGGTACTATTTTAGCAATAAACGGTGCTGAACTCTTACAAGCGTTAAGCATGACAGGACCAGAAGTGTTTGTATTATTTATTTTAATGTGTGCGATAATTAACCTCACACTTGGCTCTTCTTCAGCACAATGGGCTGCAACCGCACCAATATTTGTTCCTATGCTAATGCTAATTGGGTACGCACCTGAAACTATACAAGCCGCTTATCGTATTGGCGACTCTGTCACCAACTTAATAACACCAATGATGAGTTATTTTGGCTTGATACTAGCAGTTGCCACTAAGTATAAAAAAGACATGGGGATCGGTACATTAATCGCAACTATGTTGCCTTACAGCATCACATTTTTAATTGGTTGGATAGCACTATTTTATCTTTGGGTATTTGCGTTCGGATTACCCGTTGGGCCTGAATCACCTATCTATTATCAACCTTGA
- a CDS encoding VC0807 family protein, whose protein sequence is MSETNQSTTPQKKNNTLLELFFNIVIPSIILMKLSSPEYLGTVTGLIVALAFPVSYAIHDFIKTRSLNFISLLGFLSTLLTGGIALFELSVEWLAIKEAAIPAVIGTVVLASGFFGKPLLAKLLLNPYIFKLELIYETLAQNGNTEQFKRKINNANLILASTFGFSSTMNYILAKWIVTSPTGTVEFNEQLGEMTLLSYPVIAIPSLIMMFGILFYVIKVIAKLTGLTFEEMLNAS, encoded by the coding sequence ATGTCAGAGACTAATCAAAGCACAACGCCGCAAAAGAAAAATAACACACTGCTAGAGTTGTTTTTTAATATCGTGATCCCGTCAATTATTTTAATGAAACTATCGAGCCCTGAATACTTAGGCACAGTAACTGGGTTAATTGTTGCTTTAGCGTTTCCTGTTAGTTATGCCATTCATGACTTTATTAAAACGCGATCATTAAACTTTATTTCATTATTGGGTTTTTTAAGTACATTATTAACCGGCGGCATTGCCCTGTTTGAGCTTAGTGTCGAATGGTTAGCGATTAAAGAAGCCGCAATACCAGCGGTAATAGGCACTGTTGTATTAGCCTCTGGTTTTTTTGGTAAGCCGTTATTAGCAAAACTATTATTAAACCCCTATATATTTAAATTAGAGTTAATTTACGAAACGTTAGCGCAAAATGGCAATACAGAGCAATTTAAACGAAAAATCAATAATGCCAACCTCATTTTGGCGAGCACGTTTGGCTTTTCGTCCACCATGAATTACATTTTAGCTAAATGGATAGTTACTAGCCCAACAGGTACTGTTGAATTTAATGAGCAACTGGGCGAAATGACTTTGTTAAGTTACCCTGTAATTGCGATCCCTTCATTAATAATGATGTTTGGTATTTTATTTTACGTGATTAAAGTAATTGCAAAATTAACAGGATTAACGTTTGAAGAAATGTTAAATGCCAGTTAA